One segment of Scomber scombrus chromosome 3, fScoSco1.1, whole genome shotgun sequence DNA contains the following:
- the gpx1b gene encoding glutathione peroxidase 1b, with translation MATSKLYDFTAKLLTGETFNFSSLQGKVVLIENVASLUGTTTRDYTQMNELHQRYASKGLVILGVPCNQFGHQENCKNEEILMSLKYIRPGNGFEPKFQLLEKVDVNGKDAHPLFVFLRESLPFPSDEPAALLNDPKLIIWSPVCRNDVAWNFEKFLIGSDGVPFKRYSRRFLTSDIEGDIKKLLNQAN, from the exons ATGGCTACTAGTAAGCTTTACGACTTCACGGCCAAACTCCTTACAGGAGAAACGTTTAATTTCTCCTCCCTACAGGGCAAAGTCGTCCTCATTGAGAATGTCGCGTCTCTCTGAGGTACGACCACCAGGGATTACACCCAGATGAACGAGCTCCACCAGCGCTATGCCAGCAAGGGGCTTGTGATCCTGGGAGTACCCTGCAACCAGTTCGGCCATCAG GAGAACTGCAAGAATGAAGAAATCCTCATGTCTCTGAAGTATATCCGCCCTGGAAATGGCTTTGAGCCAAAGTTTCAGCTACTGGAGAAAGtggatgtgaatgggaaagatGCCCATCCCCTGTTTGTGTTCCTGAGGGAGAGTCTCCCATTCCCCAGTGATGAGCCAGCAGCCCTGCTGAACGACCCCAAGTTAATCATCTGGAGCCCGGTCTGCAGGAACGATGTGGCCTGGAACTTTGAGAAGTTCCTCATTGGGTCAGATGGAGTGCCGTTCAAGCGTTACAGCAGGAGGTTCCTCACCAGCGACATCGAGGGAGACATCAAGAAGCTCCTCAACCAGGCTAACTAA
- the fancd2 gene encoding Fanconi anemia group D2 protein — protein MLLGIEMLQTSIINTLLEKLPEFMLDGTGDSGLSVPRVIINQFKWLDRVVDSKELAAKLMELVSVAPVEVQRDIITSLPEILEDSQHNDIARELNSLLQENTQLTVPILDALSSLNLSSSLLTEVRGAVMATLAAVQLEDLPVVVKFILHSVSASDAYEVVHNLRKKLELEQCVLPPVLQASQSRLKSKGAAVSASTPAAGSSQDSISLILDGIKSAVRFQKTISEAWLKAIESVDEVEDHKVIDLLVLFILHSTNANQSRRGAERVFKLKVRTGQIQDVLLQKTFRDYIQVMRGYFPSILALAQSLLRSPDPCVVPFGGHMYRHAFTAFDSYCQQEVVGSLVTHVCSGVGGEVDMALELLSGLVTEKPSEMALYAVFVKGILDYMDNLTPQQIRRLFHLLSRLAFGQQQQGSHIQDDMHIVIRKQLSSTVPKYKRIGIIGAVMIIGSMGSFRPKVKDSQNGSLPQETFRQVSALLELVQSSSESSPEASALYYDELANLILSSTLDPQVQEMIGKSVLDVFQDDFVVDLGPDETGSFPFPVRVMYNLDEEESQGAIAINLMPLLAKDLQNKGEQQSQTKKAHKRVSPLCLSPFFRLLRLCEEKRHQGDLEEIDALLGCPLILTDMDIVDKIESLSKAEKEFLCTLLFHTINWFREVINAFCRQKETEMKMKVMTRLQNITYLQSLLERTLAGTLGYVPPVANFDGESTDAIILSSAAPVNKAKKDRSGKKRKAPGKNSSGSSSQLEEGTEADETQQEQPEKEKEKEVKQGVSLVSYRQFFRELDMEVLSVLQCGLLSRSLLDSELQTKVREEVLLGPAELAFLLEDMLRKVEFCLTATPAKRAPFLKGRTDKSVGFSHLQQKSSKDIASCCVQLLPALCSHLENCHNHFQTLLSENNGVVDGPATDIQEHQLMSSAYQLLLQVLNTTFSWSGFSQPGQRSLLKKALGVLAGRLKEGGAELNLEQLVKHSFKYLLNFSSTMPSLSTALCLSQLLSTVSERGGNSAAFREQTASLARRFLSQEWVTASGEKERGNKFNEPLQTLLRIYLEHVDDVLKAVEEIAGEGIPELINASKDESSASWPTLNRQTFLVFYKVLMAELERAVRKIPAGKISDNMEAQSEKLLTWNLAVRDFHILVNLVKVFDSRLVLNVCLKYGRLFLESFLKLGMPLLDYSFKRHKEDVQSLLKTFQLSTRQLHHMCGHSKIRQDTSLTNHVPALKKSLELFIYRVMAMLTLNNCQEAFWMGNLKNRNLKGEEILSQRSQESEEEEEEGERSSLPQAQSEEEAQDSDSEGNKKVNRLEDGDQDSTDDSD, from the exons ATGCTGTTGGGGATTGAGATGCTACAG ACTTCGATCATTAATACCTTGCTTGAGAAACTCCCTGAATTTATGCTTGATGG TACTGGTGACAGCGGTCTCAGTGTTCCTCGAGTAATAATTAACCAGTTCAAATGGCTAGACAGAGTTGTGGACAGCAAG GAGTTGGCAGCTAAGCTCATGGAGCTGGTGTCTGTGGCGCCGGTGGAGGTTCAGCGTGACATCATCACCAGTCTTCCAGAGATACTGGAGGACTCCCAGCACAATGACATAGCCAGGGAGCTCAA CTCTTTACTCCAGGAGAACACTCAGCTGACTGTGCCCATCCTGGACGCCCTCTCTAGTCTGAACCTGAGCTCCTCATTATTGACTGAG GTTCGTGGAGCAGTTATGGCCACCTTGGCTGCTGTGCAACTGGAAGACCTTCCTGTGGTGGTCAAATTCATCCTGCACTCTGTCTCAGCCTCTGATGCATATGAG GTTGTGCATAACCTTCGTAagaagctggagctggagcagtGTGTTCTCCCTCCCGTGTTGCAAGCATCCCAAAGCCGTCTGAAGAGCAAAGGAGCAGCAGT GTCGGCTTCTACACCAGCAGCTGGCAGCAGCCAGGACAGTATTTCACTGATATTGGACGGCATCAAGTCAGCAGTGCGTTTCCAGAAAACCATATCTGAAGCTTGGCTCAAG GCTATAGAGTCTGTGGATGAGGTGGAGGACCATAAG GTTATAGATCTGCTGGTGCTGTTCATCCTCCACTCCACCAATGCCAACCAGAGCCGGCGTGGTGCAGAGAGGGTGTTCAAGCTCAAAGTGAGGACTGGACAGATCCAAGACGTGCTGCTACAGAAGACCTTCAGGGACTACATTCAG GTCATGCGAGGGTATTTCCCTTCCATCCTGGCCCTGGCTCAGAGTTTGTTGCGCTCCCCTGACCCTTGTGTGGTGCCTTTTGGTGGACACATGTACCGACACGCATTCACTGCGTTTGACTCTTACTGCCAACAG GAGGTGGTGGGCTCTCTGGTGACCCATGTGTGCAGTGGTGTGGGTGGGGAGGTGGACATGGCTCTTGAGCTGCTCTCTGGTCTGGTTACAGAAAAACCCTCAGAAATGGCCCTGTATGCCGTTTTTGTTAAG GGAATCTTGGACTACATGGACAACCTCACGCCACAGCAGATCCGCAGACTCTTTCACCTTCTGAGCAGACTGGCAtttggacagcagcagcagggatcTCACATCCAG GATGACATGCACATTGTCATCCGCAAACAGCTCTCCAGCACTGTGCCCAAGTACAAGCGCATTGGCATCATTGGAGCTGTCATGATTATAGGCAGCATGGGGTCCTTCAG GCCTAAAGTGAAGGATTCACAGAATGGGTCGTTACCCCAGGAGACATTCAGACAG GTGTCGGCTCTGTTGGAACTGGTGCAGTCGAGCAGTGAAAGCTCACCTGAGGCTTCAGCTCTGTACTATGATGAACTGGCAAACCTGATACTGAGCTCTACTCTGGACCCGCAGGTGCAG GAAATGATTGGAAAGAGTGTCTTGGATGTCTTCCAAGATGACTTTGTGGTGGATCTTGGACCAGATGAAACAGG TTCATTCCCATTCCCAGTCCGTGTGATGTACAAcctggatgaggaggagagtcAGGGGGCCATTGCCATCAACCTGATGCCTCTCCTGGCCAAAGACCTCCAGAACAAAGGAGAACAGCAGAGTCAAACCAAGAAGGCACATAA GCGAGTGtcacctctctgtctgtctccgtTTTTTCGTCTCCTGAGGCTGTGTGAGGAGAAACGGCACCAGGGAGACCTCGAAGAGATTGATGCCCTACTGG GTTGCCCTCTAATCCTGACAGACATGGATATAGTAGACAAAATAGAGAGCCTGTCAAAAGCTGAGAAGGAGTTCCTCTGTACCTTGCTCTTTCACACCATCAACTGGTTCAGAGAG GTCATAAACGCCTTCTGTCGACAAAAAGAAActgagatgaagatgaaagtGATGACTCGTCTGCAGAACATCACCTATCTTCAGTCACTGTTGGAGAGGACTCTGGCAG gaACACTTGGCTATGTTCCACCTGTCGCTAACTTTGATGGAGAAAGCACAGACGCGATCATACTTAGTTCCGCTGCTCCTGTGAATAAAGCAAAGAAAG ATCGCtcaggaaagaagaggaaggctCCTGGGAAGAATTCCTCAGGTAGCAGCTCTCAACTTGAGGAGGGGACTGAGGCAGATGAAACTCAGCAG GAGCAgccagagaaggagaaagagaaggaggtcAAGCAGGGGGTCAGTCTGGTGTCCTACCGACAGTTTTTCAGGGAGCTGGACATGGAGGTGCTTAGTGTTCTGCAGTGTGGCTTGCTATCCCGCTCACTGCTGGACTCTGAGCTCCAAACCAAG GTGCGAGAGGAGGTCCTGCTGGGTCCTGCTGAGCTGGCTTTCCTGCTGGAGGATATGCTTCGCAAAGTCGAGTTCTGTCTTACAGCTACACCTGCCAAGAGAGCTCCTTTCCTCAAG GGGAGAACCGATAAGAGTGTGGGCTTCTCACACTTACAACAGAAGAGTTCCAAGGATATTGCTTCCTGCTGTGTCCAGCTGTTGCCGGCCCTCTGCTCACACTTGGAGAACTGCCACAACCATTTTCAG ACATTGCTGTCTGAGAACAACGGTGTTGTGGATGGACCTGCCACAGATATTCAAGAGCACCAGTTAATGTCATCAGCCTACCAGCTGCTCCTACAGGTCCTGAATACCACCTTCAGCTG GTCTGGATTCAGCCAGCCAGGCCAGCGGAGCTTACTTAAGAAGGCTCTGGGAGTTTTGGCTGGACGACTCAAAGAGGGAGGTGCTGAGCTGAACCTGGAGCAGCTTGTAAA aCACAGCTTTAAGTACCTGCTGAACTTCAGCAGCACAATGCCAAGTCTCAGCACAGCGTTGTGTCTCTCTCAGCTTCTATCCACTGtgtcagagagaggagggaactCTGCTGCCTTCAGGGAACAGACCG CTTCCCTTGCACGACGTTTCCTGAGCCAGGAGTGGGTTACAGCTAGTGGGGAGAAGGAGCGAGGGAACAAATTCAATGAACCACTTCAGACTCTCCTACG CATCTACCTGGAGCATGTTGACGATGTTCTGAAGGCGGTGGAGGAAATAGCTGGAGAAGGAATCCCTGAGCTCATCAACGCATCGAAAGATGAGAGCTCTGCATCCTGGCCCACTCTCAACAG gcaGACATTCCTGGTTTTCTATAAAGTGTTGATGGCAGAGCTGGAAAGAGCTGTCCGGAAGATTCCAGCTGGCAAAATCAGTGACAACATGGAG GCTCAGAGTGAGAAGCTGCTGACATGGAACCTGGCTGTCAGAGACTTTCACATCCTGGTCAACCTCGTTAAG GTGTTTGATTCTAGGCTGGTGCTCAATGTGTGCCTGAAG TATGGCCGCCTTTTCCTGGAGTCTTTCCTAAAGTTGGGAATGCCACTACTGGACTACAGTTTCAAAAGGCACAAG GAGGATGTCCAAAGCCTGCTAAAGACCTTCCAACTCAGCACCCGGCAGCTCCATCACATGTGTGGACATTCAAAG ATTCGTCAGGATACAAGCTTGACCAACCACGTTCCAGCGTTGAAGAAGAGTCTCGAGCTGTTTATCTATAGAGTGATGGCCATGCTGACACTCAACAACTGTCAGGAAGCGTTTTGGATGGGCAACCTGAAGAATCGCAACCTGAAG GGTGAAGAGATTCTCTCTCAGAGGTCACAagaaagtgaggaggaggaggaggagggggaacgTTCATCACTCCCTCAGGCACAGTCGGAGGAAGAG GCCCAGGACAGTGACTCTGAGGGAAATAAGAAGGTCAACAGATTGGAAGATGGTGATCAGGATAGTACAGATGACTCTGATTAA